One window of the Bombus affinis isolate iyBomAffi1 chromosome 10, iyBomAffi1.2, whole genome shotgun sequence genome contains the following:
- the LOC126921299 gene encoding myelin regulatory factor-like protein isoform X2 yields MDVIGDGDEQTLQAILGRGDFVGGIDNEALDFSQLEDFINSDSEQPATYFADTLAHNENGGGTTTHGGRVEAATTQQPPSRLPSPITQSHPASSTCTSGTTTVPNGAAYKDPQSYVHPHALPESPPDSGSEPPYSPPGHNDTQHVHSPHQKVALQEMLLHHQGNQANYAPNLLPSSPRTLTSSTDSMLLTHTVLTSHLGPGTPNIQSQQPIGQTLVPLPHEHSPGNMNTLYSSLQSAPKKRKLSQDGLVHVKQVQREPELGTVEHSCSSSSAVLDGDEVADNSYIDASYQCIRFHPFQQTSWHVLCDHNLKELPVPHYRVDADKGFNFSNSDDAFVCQKKNHFQITCHAQLQGEAIFVRTGEGLKKISSFQLHFYGVKVESPTQTIRVEQSQSDRSKKPFHPVTVELGGERVTKVTVGRLHFSETTSNNMRKKGKPNPDQRYFHLVVGLHAHTADQASYQVVAHASERIIVRASNPGQFESEGSGVGAEGGWQRGAAPDSVYHAGRVGINTDRPDEALVVHGNMKVTGHIVQPSDARAKQNVQEVDTREQLRNVQQLRVVRYRYAPEFAQHSGLGIKQQEDTGVIAQEVQQILPEAVLPAGDIVLPNGQRIENFLMVNKERIFMENVGAVKELCKVTDSLETRIDQLERINKRLAKLKRGDSLKSSISTISSISSNKYSSSINSKTTVQGKGKKSEREDELLCSNKFIQIIIVILILIMAFCLVAMATLYFLEYQKRSSLEWTAVASNGMLAIRPVHPSTASSTPNYDPRYNSLLDSTLSSSYTKHGSHSRGLDSSLSVKTNAFSTQAPHTKQQLYSQEITWYPISHSGPQPKLEKNSEFPGNWLGRHGAGAIPSNVDENDQGSEVDSSLNKGPIPLGRPSNCPRHFSEFENPCQIFCCTAKIHQFEDPQPDHPPEKKSIYHIEQPLNVYEEKRKISKSFQNGISPSDPSTQTLVKENNYKYLHKRTRRETGSGDWAEVASNAAGSLPPEPKPQLWIVAESFNTSLDQKYCSASSQDTPNNISCIIPLSKYMPDVQLTLHFIGMPWYGQVVQQCSSPTSPGVDESLICGRKYTMQQQAQLKIDIESNNQRGDQSFPLDVAHYLRRTLRFRVPTVQPQENICKNKHGVDYSEYTLHFYRDCDE; encoded by the exons GTCGGGGCGATTTCGTCGGAGGCATAGACAATGAGGCCCTGGACTTCTCGCAGTTGGAAGATTTCATCAACAGCGACAGCGAACAACCCGCCAC ATATTTCGCTGATACATTGGCGCATAATGAGAACGGGGGTGGAACGACGACACACGGTGGTCGTGTGGAGGCGGCAACCACTCAACAACCACCGTCTCGATTACCATCGCCGATTACCCAAAGTCATCCGGCCTCGAGTACGTGCACATCCGGTACCACCACTGTACCAAATGGCGCCGCTTACAAGGATCCGCAATCGTACGTTCACCC ACATGCTTTGCCAGAAAGCCCaccggacagcggcagcgaaccACCGTATTCTCCGCCAGGTCACAACGACACACAACATGTACATTCACCGC ATCAAAAGGTAGCTCTTCAGGAGATGCTTCTTCATCACCAAGGCAATCAGGCAAATTACGCACCAAATTTACTACCGTCCTCCCCGAGGACTTTAACATCCTCCACGGATTCGATGCTGCTAACTCATACAGTGCTGACGTCTCACCTCGGCCCAGGAACGCCGAATATCCAATCGCAACAGCCGATAGGTCAGACTCTAGTACCTCTGCCACACGAGCACAGTCCTGGTAACATGAACACGTTGTACTCGTCGTTACAATCGGCACCCAAGAAGAGAAAATTGAGCCAGGATGGTCTTGTCCATGTGAAGCAGGTGCAACGA GAACCTGAACTGGGTACCGTGGAGCACAGTTGCAGTAGCAGCAGTGCAGTTCTCGATGGCGACGAAGTGGCAGACAATAGCTATATAGATGCCAGCTATCAGTGCATCCGATTTCATCCCTTTCAGCAAACTTCCTGGCACGTTCTATGCGATCATAATCTGAAGGAACTTCCAGTTCCTCATTACCGAGTAGACGCGGACAAGGGATTCAATTTCAGCAATTCCGACGACGCGTTTGTGTGCCAGAAGAAAAATCACTTTCAG ATTACTTGCCACGCTCAGCTCCAAGGTGAAGCTATATTCGTTCGAACCGGTGAAGGTTTGAAGAAGATAAGCAGTTTTCAGCTACACTTTTACGGCGTCAAAGTTGAGTCTCCGACGCAGACTATCAGAGTGGAGCAAAGTCAAAGCGACAGGAGCAAGAAACCGTTCCATCCAGTGAC GGTGGAACTAGGCGGCGAGCGTGTTACAAAAGTAACCGTTGGCCGTCTTCACTTCAGCGAGACGACCAGCAACAATATGCGAAAGAAAGGGAAACCGAATCCGGATCAAAGATATTTCCATTTAGTTGTTGGCCTGCACGCACACACCGCTGACCAAGCCAGCTATCAGGTGGTAGCTCATGCGTCTGAAAGAATAATCGTCAGG GCAAGCAATCCTGGCCAATTCGAGTCGGAAGGCAGTGGCGTTGGCGCTGAAGGTGGTTGGCAAAGAGGAGCAGCACCGGATAGCGTTTACCATGCCGGCCGAGTTGGAATTAACACGGATAGGCCTGACGAAGCTTTGGTTGTCCATGGCAATATGAAA GTGACTGGCCATATTGTCCAACCCAGTGATGCACGGGCGAAACAAAACGTACAGGAAGTGGACACGCGTGAACAATTGCGAAACGTGCAACAGTTGAGAGTAGTTCGTTATAGATACGCGCCAGAATTTGCACAGCATTCTGGTTTGGGTATCAAGCAGCAAGAAGACACGGGTGTCATAGCGCAGGAAGTGCAGCAGATACTACCGGAAGCTGTGCTGCCAGCTGGAGACATTGTCCTTCCAAATGGCCAGAGAATCGAAAACTTTCTAATGGTGAACAAGGAGAGGATATTCATGGAGAATGTTGGTGCTGTAAAAGAACTGTGTAAA GTAACCGATAGCTTGGAAACTCGCATAGACCAACTGGAGCGAATAAACAAGCGGCTGGCAAAGCTGAAGAGGGGCGATAGTCTGAAAAGTTCGATTAGTACAATCTCTAGTATATCAAGTAACAAATACTCATCCTCTATCAATAGTAAAACTACCGTACAAGGTAAAGGAAAGAAGAGCGAGCGGGAGGACGAACTTCTGTGCAGTAATAAGTTTATCCAGATTATCATTGTTATACTTATCCTTATTATGGCGTTTTG CTTAGTAGCAATGGCGACGTTATACTTCTTAGAATATCAGAAACGTAGCAGCCTCGAGTGGACCGCGGTAGCTAGCAATGGAATGTTGGCTATAAGACCAGTTCATCCGTCGACAGCGTCGAGTACGCCTAATTACGATCCTCGTTACAATTCGTTGTTAGATAGTACATTGTCGTCTTCGTATACCAAGCACGGATCCCATAGTAGAGGCTTGGACAGTAGTTTGTCTGTGAAAACCAACGCGTTCTCCACGCAAGCGCCTCATACGAAACAACAGCTTTACTCTCAAGAAATTACTTGGTATCCTATTAGTCATTCTGGACCGCAACCAAAACTTGAGAAAAATAG TGAATTTCCTGGGAACTGGTTGGGTAGACATGGCGCCGGTGCTATTCCCAGTAACGTGGATGAGAACGATCAAGGATCGGAAGTGGACTCGTCTTTGAACAAAGGTCCAATTCCACTAGGTAGACCGTCGAATTGTCCCAGACACTTTAGCGAGTTTGAAAATCCCTGTCAG ATATTCTGTTGTACAGCCAAGATTCATCAGTTCGAGGATCCTCAACCTGATCATCCTCCGGAGAAGAAATCAATCT ATCACATAGAACAGCCATTGAACGTGTACGAAGAGAAGCGTAAAATAAGCAAAAGTTTCCAGAATGGTATCAGCCCGTCTGATCCAAGCACGCAGACACTTGTAAAAGAA AACAATTACAAATATCTGCATAAAAGAACAAGGAGAGAAACCGGTAGTGGAGATTGGGCGGAAGTTGCCAGCAATGCTGCTGGATCGTTACCACCAGAACCAAAGCCACAGTTGTGGATAGTGGCAGAAAGCTTTAATACTTCGCTCGATCAAAAGTATTGTTCCGCGTCCTCGCAGGATACGCCGAATAATATATCTTGCATCATTCCTTTGTCCAAATATATGCCAGATGTTCAACTCACGTTACATTTTAT TGGAATGCCTTGGTACGGTCAAGTAGTGCAACAGTGCTCCTCGCCAACAAGTCCTGGCGTCGATGAGTCTCTAATTTGTGGCCGGAAATACACGATGCAACAGCAAGCTCAGCTGAAGATCGACATTGAAAGTAACAA
- the LOC126921299 gene encoding myelin regulatory factor-like protein isoform X3: MDVIGDGDEQTLQAILGRGDFVGGIDNEALDFSQLEDFINSDSEQPATYFADTLAHNENGGGTTTHGGRVEAATTQQPPSRLPSPITQSHPASSTCTSGTTTVPNGAAYKDPQSYVHPHALPESPPDSGSEPPYSPPGHNDTQHVHSPHQKVALQEMLLHHQGNQANYAPNLLPSSPRTLTSSTDSMLLTHTVLTSHLGPGTPNIQSQQPIGQTLVPLPHEHSPGNMNTLYSSLQSAPKKRKLSQDGLVHVKQEPELGTVEHSCSSSSAVLDGDEVADNSYIDASYQCIRFHPFQQTSWHVLCDHNLKELPVPHYRVDADKGFNFSNSDDAFVCQKKNHFQITCHAQLQGEAIFVRTGEGLKKISSFQLHFYGVKVESPTQTIRVEQSQSDRSKKPFHPVTVELGGERVTKVTVGRLHFSETTSNNMRKKGKPNPDQRYFHLVVGLHAHTADQASYQVVAHASERIIVRASNPGQFESEGSGVGAEGGWQRGAAPDSVYHAGRVGINTDRPDEALVVHGNMKVTGHIVQPSDARAKQNVQEVDTREQLRNVQQLRVVRYRYAPEFAQHSGLGIKQQEDTGVIAQEVQQILPEAVLPAGDIVLPNGQRIENFLMVNKERIFMENVGAVKELCKVTDSLETRIDQLERINKRLAKLKRGDSLKSSISTISSISSNKYSSSINSKTTVQGKGKKSEREDELLCSNKFIQIIIVILILIMAFCLVAMATLYFLEYQKRSSLEWTAVASNGMLAIRPVHPSTASSTPNYDPRYNSLLDSTLSSSYTKHGSHSRGLDSSLSVKTNAFSTQAPHTKQQLYSQEITWYPISHSGPQPKLEKNSEFPGNWLGRHGAGAIPSNVDENDQGSEVDSSLNKGPIPLGRPSNCPRHFSEFENPCQIFCCTAKIHQFEDPQPDHPPEKKSISDHIEQPLNVYEEKRKISKSFQNGISPSDPSTQTLVKENNYKYLHKRTRRETGSGDWAEVASNAAGSLPPEPKPQLWIVAESFNTSLDQKYCSASSQDTPNNISCIIPLSKYMPDVQLTLHFIGMPWYGQVVQQCSSPTSPGVDESLICGRKYTMQQQAQLKIDIESNNQRGDQSFPLDVAHYLRRTLRFRVPTVQPQENICKNKHGVDYSEYTLHFYRDCDE, translated from the exons GTCGGGGCGATTTCGTCGGAGGCATAGACAATGAGGCCCTGGACTTCTCGCAGTTGGAAGATTTCATCAACAGCGACAGCGAACAACCCGCCAC ATATTTCGCTGATACATTGGCGCATAATGAGAACGGGGGTGGAACGACGACACACGGTGGTCGTGTGGAGGCGGCAACCACTCAACAACCACCGTCTCGATTACCATCGCCGATTACCCAAAGTCATCCGGCCTCGAGTACGTGCACATCCGGTACCACCACTGTACCAAATGGCGCCGCTTACAAGGATCCGCAATCGTACGTTCACCC ACATGCTTTGCCAGAAAGCCCaccggacagcggcagcgaaccACCGTATTCTCCGCCAGGTCACAACGACACACAACATGTACATTCACCGC ATCAAAAGGTAGCTCTTCAGGAGATGCTTCTTCATCACCAAGGCAATCAGGCAAATTACGCACCAAATTTACTACCGTCCTCCCCGAGGACTTTAACATCCTCCACGGATTCGATGCTGCTAACTCATACAGTGCTGACGTCTCACCTCGGCCCAGGAACGCCGAATATCCAATCGCAACAGCCGATAGGTCAGACTCTAGTACCTCTGCCACACGAGCACAGTCCTGGTAACATGAACACGTTGTACTCGTCGTTACAATCGGCACCCAAGAAGAGAAAATTGAGCCAGGATGGTCTTGTCCATGTGAAGCAG GAACCTGAACTGGGTACCGTGGAGCACAGTTGCAGTAGCAGCAGTGCAGTTCTCGATGGCGACGAAGTGGCAGACAATAGCTATATAGATGCCAGCTATCAGTGCATCCGATTTCATCCCTTTCAGCAAACTTCCTGGCACGTTCTATGCGATCATAATCTGAAGGAACTTCCAGTTCCTCATTACCGAGTAGACGCGGACAAGGGATTCAATTTCAGCAATTCCGACGACGCGTTTGTGTGCCAGAAGAAAAATCACTTTCAG ATTACTTGCCACGCTCAGCTCCAAGGTGAAGCTATATTCGTTCGAACCGGTGAAGGTTTGAAGAAGATAAGCAGTTTTCAGCTACACTTTTACGGCGTCAAAGTTGAGTCTCCGACGCAGACTATCAGAGTGGAGCAAAGTCAAAGCGACAGGAGCAAGAAACCGTTCCATCCAGTGAC GGTGGAACTAGGCGGCGAGCGTGTTACAAAAGTAACCGTTGGCCGTCTTCACTTCAGCGAGACGACCAGCAACAATATGCGAAAGAAAGGGAAACCGAATCCGGATCAAAGATATTTCCATTTAGTTGTTGGCCTGCACGCACACACCGCTGACCAAGCCAGCTATCAGGTGGTAGCTCATGCGTCTGAAAGAATAATCGTCAGG GCAAGCAATCCTGGCCAATTCGAGTCGGAAGGCAGTGGCGTTGGCGCTGAAGGTGGTTGGCAAAGAGGAGCAGCACCGGATAGCGTTTACCATGCCGGCCGAGTTGGAATTAACACGGATAGGCCTGACGAAGCTTTGGTTGTCCATGGCAATATGAAA GTGACTGGCCATATTGTCCAACCCAGTGATGCACGGGCGAAACAAAACGTACAGGAAGTGGACACGCGTGAACAATTGCGAAACGTGCAACAGTTGAGAGTAGTTCGTTATAGATACGCGCCAGAATTTGCACAGCATTCTGGTTTGGGTATCAAGCAGCAAGAAGACACGGGTGTCATAGCGCAGGAAGTGCAGCAGATACTACCGGAAGCTGTGCTGCCAGCTGGAGACATTGTCCTTCCAAATGGCCAGAGAATCGAAAACTTTCTAATGGTGAACAAGGAGAGGATATTCATGGAGAATGTTGGTGCTGTAAAAGAACTGTGTAAA GTAACCGATAGCTTGGAAACTCGCATAGACCAACTGGAGCGAATAAACAAGCGGCTGGCAAAGCTGAAGAGGGGCGATAGTCTGAAAAGTTCGATTAGTACAATCTCTAGTATATCAAGTAACAAATACTCATCCTCTATCAATAGTAAAACTACCGTACAAGGTAAAGGAAAGAAGAGCGAGCGGGAGGACGAACTTCTGTGCAGTAATAAGTTTATCCAGATTATCATTGTTATACTTATCCTTATTATGGCGTTTTG CTTAGTAGCAATGGCGACGTTATACTTCTTAGAATATCAGAAACGTAGCAGCCTCGAGTGGACCGCGGTAGCTAGCAATGGAATGTTGGCTATAAGACCAGTTCATCCGTCGACAGCGTCGAGTACGCCTAATTACGATCCTCGTTACAATTCGTTGTTAGATAGTACATTGTCGTCTTCGTATACCAAGCACGGATCCCATAGTAGAGGCTTGGACAGTAGTTTGTCTGTGAAAACCAACGCGTTCTCCACGCAAGCGCCTCATACGAAACAACAGCTTTACTCTCAAGAAATTACTTGGTATCCTATTAGTCATTCTGGACCGCAACCAAAACTTGAGAAAAATAG TGAATTTCCTGGGAACTGGTTGGGTAGACATGGCGCCGGTGCTATTCCCAGTAACGTGGATGAGAACGATCAAGGATCGGAAGTGGACTCGTCTTTGAACAAAGGTCCAATTCCACTAGGTAGACCGTCGAATTGTCCCAGACACTTTAGCGAGTTTGAAAATCCCTGTCAG ATATTCTGTTGTACAGCCAAGATTCATCAGTTCGAGGATCCTCAACCTGATCATCCTCCGGAGAAGAAATCAATCT cagATCACATAGAACAGCCATTGAACGTGTACGAAGAGAAGCGTAAAATAAGCAAAAGTTTCCAGAATGGTATCAGCCCGTCTGATCCAAGCACGCAGACACTTGTAAAAGAA AACAATTACAAATATCTGCATAAAAGAACAAGGAGAGAAACCGGTAGTGGAGATTGGGCGGAAGTTGCCAGCAATGCTGCTGGATCGTTACCACCAGAACCAAAGCCACAGTTGTGGATAGTGGCAGAAAGCTTTAATACTTCGCTCGATCAAAAGTATTGTTCCGCGTCCTCGCAGGATACGCCGAATAATATATCTTGCATCATTCCTTTGTCCAAATATATGCCAGATGTTCAACTCACGTTACATTTTAT TGGAATGCCTTGGTACGGTCAAGTAGTGCAACAGTGCTCCTCGCCAACAAGTCCTGGCGTCGATGAGTCTCTAATTTGTGGCCGGAAATACACGATGCAACAGCAAGCTCAGCTGAAGATCGACATTGAAAGTAACAA
- the LOC126921299 gene encoding myelin regulatory factor isoform X6, whose product MVRFARNKFHLAKSKFIWQSRYFADTLAHNENGGGTTTHGGRVEAATTQQPPSRLPSPITQSHPASSTCTSGTTTVPNGAAYKDPQSYVHPHALPESPPDSGSEPPYSPPGHNDTQHVHSPHQKVALQEMLLHHQGNQANYAPNLLPSSPRTLTSSTDSMLLTHTVLTSHLGPGTPNIQSQQPIGQTLVPLPHEHSPGNMNTLYSSLQSAPKKRKLSQDGLVHVKQVQREPELGTVEHSCSSSSAVLDGDEVADNSYIDASYQCIRFHPFQQTSWHVLCDHNLKELPVPHYRVDADKGFNFSNSDDAFVCQKKNHFQITCHAQLQGEAIFVRTGEGLKKISSFQLHFYGVKVESPTQTIRVEQSQSDRSKKPFHPVTVELGGERVTKVTVGRLHFSETTSNNMRKKGKPNPDQRYFHLVVGLHAHTADQASYQVVAHASERIIVRASNPGQFESEGSGVGAEGGWQRGAAPDSVYHAGRVGINTDRPDEALVVHGNMKVTGHIVQPSDARAKQNVQEVDTREQLRNVQQLRVVRYRYAPEFAQHSGLGIKQQEDTGVIAQEVQQILPEAVLPAGDIVLPNGQRIENFLMVNKERIFMENVGAVKELCKVTDSLETRIDQLERINKRLAKLKRGDSLKSSISTISSISSNKYSSSINSKTTVQGKGKKSEREDELLCSNKFIQIIIVILILIMAFCLVAMATLYFLEYQKRSSLEWTAVASNGMLAIRPVHPSTASSTPNYDPRYNSLLDSTLSSSYTKHGSHSRGLDSSLSVKTNAFSTQAPHTKQQLYSQEITWYPISHSGPQPKLEKNSEFPGNWLGRHGAGAIPSNVDENDQGSEVDSSLNKGPIPLGRPSNCPRHFSEFENPCQIFCCTAKIHQFEDPQPDHPPEKKSISDHIEQPLNVYEEKRKISKSFQNGISPSDPSTQTLVKENNYKYLHKRTRRETGSGDWAEVASNAAGSLPPEPKPQLWIVAESFNTSLDQKYCSASSQDTPNNISCIIPLSKYMPDVQLTLHFIGMPWYGQVVQQCSSPTSPGVDESLICGRKYTMQQQAQLKIDIESNNQRGDQSFPLDVAHYLRRTLRFRVPTVQPQENICKNKHGVDYSEYTLHFYRDCDE is encoded by the exons ATGGTGCGGTTTGctcgaaataaatttcatttggcAAAATCAAAATTCATTTGGCAATCGAG ATATTTCGCTGATACATTGGCGCATAATGAGAACGGGGGTGGAACGACGACACACGGTGGTCGTGTGGAGGCGGCAACCACTCAACAACCACCGTCTCGATTACCATCGCCGATTACCCAAAGTCATCCGGCCTCGAGTACGTGCACATCCGGTACCACCACTGTACCAAATGGCGCCGCTTACAAGGATCCGCAATCGTACGTTCACCC ACATGCTTTGCCAGAAAGCCCaccggacagcggcagcgaaccACCGTATTCTCCGCCAGGTCACAACGACACACAACATGTACATTCACCGC ATCAAAAGGTAGCTCTTCAGGAGATGCTTCTTCATCACCAAGGCAATCAGGCAAATTACGCACCAAATTTACTACCGTCCTCCCCGAGGACTTTAACATCCTCCACGGATTCGATGCTGCTAACTCATACAGTGCTGACGTCTCACCTCGGCCCAGGAACGCCGAATATCCAATCGCAACAGCCGATAGGTCAGACTCTAGTACCTCTGCCACACGAGCACAGTCCTGGTAACATGAACACGTTGTACTCGTCGTTACAATCGGCACCCAAGAAGAGAAAATTGAGCCAGGATGGTCTTGTCCATGTGAAGCAGGTGCAACGA GAACCTGAACTGGGTACCGTGGAGCACAGTTGCAGTAGCAGCAGTGCAGTTCTCGATGGCGACGAAGTGGCAGACAATAGCTATATAGATGCCAGCTATCAGTGCATCCGATTTCATCCCTTTCAGCAAACTTCCTGGCACGTTCTATGCGATCATAATCTGAAGGAACTTCCAGTTCCTCATTACCGAGTAGACGCGGACAAGGGATTCAATTTCAGCAATTCCGACGACGCGTTTGTGTGCCAGAAGAAAAATCACTTTCAG ATTACTTGCCACGCTCAGCTCCAAGGTGAAGCTATATTCGTTCGAACCGGTGAAGGTTTGAAGAAGATAAGCAGTTTTCAGCTACACTTTTACGGCGTCAAAGTTGAGTCTCCGACGCAGACTATCAGAGTGGAGCAAAGTCAAAGCGACAGGAGCAAGAAACCGTTCCATCCAGTGAC GGTGGAACTAGGCGGCGAGCGTGTTACAAAAGTAACCGTTGGCCGTCTTCACTTCAGCGAGACGACCAGCAACAATATGCGAAAGAAAGGGAAACCGAATCCGGATCAAAGATATTTCCATTTAGTTGTTGGCCTGCACGCACACACCGCTGACCAAGCCAGCTATCAGGTGGTAGCTCATGCGTCTGAAAGAATAATCGTCAGG GCAAGCAATCCTGGCCAATTCGAGTCGGAAGGCAGTGGCGTTGGCGCTGAAGGTGGTTGGCAAAGAGGAGCAGCACCGGATAGCGTTTACCATGCCGGCCGAGTTGGAATTAACACGGATAGGCCTGACGAAGCTTTGGTTGTCCATGGCAATATGAAA GTGACTGGCCATATTGTCCAACCCAGTGATGCACGGGCGAAACAAAACGTACAGGAAGTGGACACGCGTGAACAATTGCGAAACGTGCAACAGTTGAGAGTAGTTCGTTATAGATACGCGCCAGAATTTGCACAGCATTCTGGTTTGGGTATCAAGCAGCAAGAAGACACGGGTGTCATAGCGCAGGAAGTGCAGCAGATACTACCGGAAGCTGTGCTGCCAGCTGGAGACATTGTCCTTCCAAATGGCCAGAGAATCGAAAACTTTCTAATGGTGAACAAGGAGAGGATATTCATGGAGAATGTTGGTGCTGTAAAAGAACTGTGTAAA GTAACCGATAGCTTGGAAACTCGCATAGACCAACTGGAGCGAATAAACAAGCGGCTGGCAAAGCTGAAGAGGGGCGATAGTCTGAAAAGTTCGATTAGTACAATCTCTAGTATATCAAGTAACAAATACTCATCCTCTATCAATAGTAAAACTACCGTACAAGGTAAAGGAAAGAAGAGCGAGCGGGAGGACGAACTTCTGTGCAGTAATAAGTTTATCCAGATTATCATTGTTATACTTATCCTTATTATGGCGTTTTG CTTAGTAGCAATGGCGACGTTATACTTCTTAGAATATCAGAAACGTAGCAGCCTCGAGTGGACCGCGGTAGCTAGCAATGGAATGTTGGCTATAAGACCAGTTCATCCGTCGACAGCGTCGAGTACGCCTAATTACGATCCTCGTTACAATTCGTTGTTAGATAGTACATTGTCGTCTTCGTATACCAAGCACGGATCCCATAGTAGAGGCTTGGACAGTAGTTTGTCTGTGAAAACCAACGCGTTCTCCACGCAAGCGCCTCATACGAAACAACAGCTTTACTCTCAAGAAATTACTTGGTATCCTATTAGTCATTCTGGACCGCAACCAAAACTTGAGAAAAATAG TGAATTTCCTGGGAACTGGTTGGGTAGACATGGCGCCGGTGCTATTCCCAGTAACGTGGATGAGAACGATCAAGGATCGGAAGTGGACTCGTCTTTGAACAAAGGTCCAATTCCACTAGGTAGACCGTCGAATTGTCCCAGACACTTTAGCGAGTTTGAAAATCCCTGTCAG ATATTCTGTTGTACAGCCAAGATTCATCAGTTCGAGGATCCTCAACCTGATCATCCTCCGGAGAAGAAATCAATCT cagATCACATAGAACAGCCATTGAACGTGTACGAAGAGAAGCGTAAAATAAGCAAAAGTTTCCAGAATGGTATCAGCCCGTCTGATCCAAGCACGCAGACACTTGTAAAAGAA AACAATTACAAATATCTGCATAAAAGAACAAGGAGAGAAACCGGTAGTGGAGATTGGGCGGAAGTTGCCAGCAATGCTGCTGGATCGTTACCACCAGAACCAAAGCCACAGTTGTGGATAGTGGCAGAAAGCTTTAATACTTCGCTCGATCAAAAGTATTGTTCCGCGTCCTCGCAGGATACGCCGAATAATATATCTTGCATCATTCCTTTGTCCAAATATATGCCAGATGTTCAACTCACGTTACATTTTAT TGGAATGCCTTGGTACGGTCAAGTAGTGCAACAGTGCTCCTCGCCAACAAGTCCTGGCGTCGATGAGTCTCTAATTTGTGGCCGGAAATACACGATGCAACAGCAAGCTCAGCTGAAGATCGACATTGAAAGTAACAA